In Zonotrichia leucophrys gambelii isolate GWCS_2022_RI chromosome 15, RI_Zleu_2.0, whole genome shotgun sequence, the DNA window TGTCCCAAAGGACAGGGATTAGTGGTGAAcaaggtgctggtgctgggttAGGGTTGGACTTGGGGATCTTGAATTAGGGTTGGACTGGGGGATCTTGAAAATCTTTTCAAACATTTAGTGGTTCTGTGATTTAGAAAAAGCAATTCCAAGTAATCTTCCATGTCTACAGAAGCattagaatcacagagtcatggaatatcccaagttggaagggacccacagggatcatccagtccaactcctggccctgcccaggacaccccaacaatcccaggctgttccctggggctgtgacacctcATGGGAAGCCTGGTCAgtgtcccagcaccctctgggggaagaagaatcttttcctgatatccagcctaaccttcccctggcagagctccagccattccctcaggtcctgtcactggtcccACCCTGGCATTCCCACCTGAGGCCATCACCCCCACAATTCCTGGAGTTTACTCACGGAGTTTGAGGCATCCGCTGCTTTCTTTGGAGCGTTTATGAGATCACCCTTCTTGTTGCCAGCAGGTTTGTTGTCCAGTATGTTCTTCTTGACCACCTTGAGATCCCTGTTTTTGCCTGGAATGTACCCGTGCTTCAAGGAGATGAGGAGAGGATCAGCGTTCTTCCCCTCAAACCACTCCTCTGcttccagagctgcctctgggccgGCTGTGTCCGGGTACAGGTCATCCTGGAAGAGGTCAGACTGCAAGGCAGGAGACATGGATCAgtcaggagctctgggaggcaggagctggctcCAAAGCCcggccccagggcagtgctcaccTTGCGGGGAACCGTCATGATGATGGGCTCACACTTCCTCTCGTGGAGCTTGAAAAACCTGTGTGGAAAAGgagaggtgggacagggagTGAGGATCAGGGAGATGGAGGACATGGGAAAGGAGCAACCCCAAGGAACCACAGAAATCCCtgagaccatcaagtccaaccattcccaagGCCACCATAACCCACGTCCCCAAGTGCTGTTAATCCCTCCtggatggggactccacccctgccctgagcagtcCCTTCCAATGCCTGAGCCCccctttccaggaaaaaaattgttcctaatatccaaggacatttccccttgtcctatcacttgttTCCTGGCAGAAAAGATGGCTCATGTTCCCAGACAACAGTGATGTCACCACACTGACATCCTGAGATgtttcctgccctccccagctttTCTGAaccacagctgccctgtgctcagtgctctgctgcttcaaccactcctgcagtgcccagccccagctcccagccctgggatgagCTCTCCTCACCTGGCAATCTCACACTTGTTGACATCAAGGCCCCTCTTTGGCATGAACCCCATGCCCCTCTGCGGCTCTTTGCTGCTGAAGGTGTTGAGGTAGTGAACGTACGGGGACTCATCCGTGATCTCGAAGTAGCGGAtgctgctgtcaccctgcaAGGAAccccaggagaagctgcagcacctgtgttccctgtgcccacactgctgctcccatTTCCTTTCAGGAATGCTGCCATGGACAGCTCACAGCTGTTTTTGAAGCAAGGCTGATCCCCTCCACAATCTGAGTCCATCAAGTGAACAATTCCTCCCAGTCCTGTTCCAAACACTGTGGGACAGGGAttgagctctgctcccaggctgggagtggccccaAGTCACCTCTTGTGGAAAAACCTCCTGCCACAATCAGGCAGAAATGCTATAAACCAGTTAATCCTCAATTCCAAGCAATTTCACCACACTGCGGTCTCTGAAACTGCAGGAGGAGTGGCTGATAGAAACCAAATATTCCTCACCAGCTGCTACAAAGATGGGATTTATGAACATACTTGTGTGGACCTTCCTTTGTAATTCCTTGCTCATCTTGGCTTGGGCTCCTATTTGTAGGAGTCCATCAAATGTGGGCACCAAATTCCTACAAATTGCTTCTAGAAAGGAGTACCCAATTCCAGTTTTCTATTCTTTAACCCCATAAAATTACAGAGAGTCACTACATGCTCCAGCATCTCCAAGGACAACACCCAAAATGCACCTTCCTCCCATTCCAGTGTAAAACCACCCAGGTTAACACCAGCAAGAAATGTTTAGGCAACAGTTTCAGACTTGTTGCATTAGGAGCAGCTTTACCTAACCCATCTCCAAGAAACATCCAGGTCCTTCCCAGATTCTGCAGAATTGAGGATCAAACCCtttccagagcagcctggtccctctgcagcactgatATTTTGGGGAACATTTCACAGGCTCCAGGTGCCTCCAAAGCCTCTCCTTACCTTCCCACACAGGTAAATGATGTTGGTGTCTGGGTCATAGAAGGGCAGCAGGACCCCGTTGCTGGTGTCCATCTCGTGAAGCGCTATTGGCTCCTCCAtgtttttctggaaataaaaatgccagGGATGTTAAtaaagaatggaaaagcttCTGTTCATAGAGGGAGGGTCTAAATTATTAACACTCTGTAGGCAGCGAGCTCCCAGTGGTGTCTGCACCACCCAGAAGGATCCGTGTGTTACAACAAATGCTGGGAATGTTCATGAACTGATTCATTCCCCAAGGGCATTTTAATcactaaattaaataaaaacaggagCCAGGAAAATTCACCAAGTCAAGGGAAATATGTGACACAGTGAGTTAGTGTCAGTAGGATGGGAGATGGGACAGagcctccttccctggggacacTCAAAAGCCACCTGGACACAATCCAGGTGGTCCTTCCACCCTGAACCCTCCTGGgattgctgctgcctgctctccaCAATGCACAGAGAGAAGTGaccttcccacagcccctctgctccctgtgcatcTTCCCAGGCACTTccaacctgcagctcctgctcagctccttcaCTGAGTGACCACACAGCCAAAATCAtggaagcaggagcaggcagcagatggAGTGGGAATAACCTCAAGTATATAAACTATgaatttaggaaggaattcttctctgtgagggtggtgaagcccTGAAGAAGaccccagagaagctgtggctgctccatccctgtttGGACggactttgagcaacctgggctagtggaaggtgtccctgcccacggatTGGAACGGGATTTGCTTTAATGCCCCATCCAACCCAAGCCAagccattccaggattccatggctgcagggctgggttggGAGGAGCAGGCCATGGATGTGAGGAGCCCAGGGATGCAGGCTGGGCTCGTACCGGGTTCCACAGGGCCAGCTGCCGCTCGCTCATGCGGCTGAAGCCGGTGGTGAAGATGTTCCCGTCCGCCAGGAAAATGGCTCGCATGGGCCGGGCTCCCTCGTgggttttctccttctcctggaAGAGAGGAGCAGATCAGGACCAGCAGTGAACAGAAAAACCCTTGGAGTGGTGGCTCCTCTCTGGACACACTGCTCCTCTCCAACACCCAGctctcctcccctgctgcctgAGGGAAGAGCCCAAACACAGCCACGGGAGAAGGGGACACTCCTGGCTCATTCCAGCTTTGCCTCTTGCAAGGCTGAAGGAAAACCTCTTTGTAAGCTACAACTAAAGCTCTGCtttgcatgcacaactctggaACTGTAATTATACAAAAGGATTAGATGTGGAATTACACTCCTGCAGGTTTAAAACTGAGCCCTAAAATCCCAGTTCAAACACTAATCCCAATAAACCCAGACAAATCCTCCAACTCCTACTATTCCTCCtgtaatttctgaagaaaacGACTCAACGTGGTGTGTAAACCCCACATATTTCTTCCATATTTTCTTCACTTCCTGCTGGAGTGAATCCAGTTGTTTCTTTAAGGATTAAGCAAACTTACAGCAACAATTTCTTGTTTCCTGGGGTCGATAACTCGGACTTTTTTGTCTTTGGAAGCTGTGCAGATGAGGCTGCCGTTGCGATTCCAGCTCACGTTGTAGATCATGTCCACGTGCATGTCATCCAGGTTGATGAGGGCTTCTCCTGTTCCCACATTCCAGATGATGATGGCATTATCACAGCCTAAAATGGGAAATAACAGCTCCAGTCACAGaactgggggacacaggggcaaAGTCAGAGGTGGGGAACAAGGAATAAACCCCCTGCAGCTCCAAAGTGTTTTTGGGGAAACCAAAACCCAGACTGGGAGCTCAGGAGGGATTTTTATCAATGGAAAACACCCAGCTCATCCAACAATCCAGCTGAAAGGACTCATTTCTTTCCTTGGGACCAAACCCATGGAAGTCTCAGATGGTACCAATGGATAATGAATTATCCAATTTATTTCCATAATGATGTGACTGATTTTCAGTGGTCAAAAGAATCTCATTCCATGGACTGTACCGGCCAAGGAGACAATTTGAAAAATGCTGCCCATGAGAGGTTGTGGACTCTGGGATACTTTGCAGGGAtcaagggaaaggagaaacactTGGGCTTGTTCTAAAAGTATATGAGAACAGGGATGTGGGGAATACAGATGTAAATTGTTCTTGCAGATCAAATAAAGTCTGGAACAACTTTCACACTCCAATTCCAGACAATTCCTCAGTGCTTATCCCTGTAAACTGAAGATAAAAAAGGCTGAGATACAGAGGGGGCTGTGAGCCACGTGTCCCGGTGCTCCCAGCTACTGCCACGGGTCTTGTGATTCCCAGGGAtctgagcagctgggagagggaagaaggaaaagctggagaggaaggaaggcagggagaggagctgatGACGCCCATTGCTGTGCTCCTACCTGCGCTGAGCAGCACGTTCCGCGCCGTCGGATGCCAGGCCACGATGCCAACTCTCTTGGAATGGCCTTCTAGCACTACCACCGGCTCTGTCAGGGACAGGGTGAGCCCGTTCTCGGGAATctgccacacctgggagggacaggaaagcaaaggaaagctgCTCAGGCGAgggcagcccctctgcagagcGCGTGGCTCGGCTGCTTCCCGCGTCCCGCAGCCGCCGGAGCTGTCAGTGCCCCGTGTGAACAGGGAGGGAATCAGGGAGGGAATCAGGGAGGGAATCACTCCCAGCTGTCAATAAGCCCTTGGCTGATCCATGAGGAAAATCCTTCCTCACTCATGGGCCTGCACAAACCCACAGCTCCTCATGGTGCAACCCCTGTATTTCCATGTGCACAGACCCACTCCGCTCCTGCTCCCCAAGGAATCTGGAAAatctcccctgcagctccaatTCCATGGAAAGAGCTGCTGTCTTTCCAAACTatgcctgtcctgctgcagctctacCACTGCCTACTCTTCATTACTTTAAGAACACCAGCAATTCGTTTTCCTCTTAGATTCAGGATCCTTCCTGATCCCATTTAATTAGAGAATGGTTTGGTCCTGGaaggagccagagcagcccaaATCAGCTGTGCCTGTTCACTTCTTGCCTGGTTACACAACCcttctgctgcagggaagggccaCCAGGAGGAGGAACAGCCCCCCAAGGATGCCAGAGCactggaattccagcaggagggaggtggcttttgcagctggcagcaaacagggatgggacagacaAACCCAtcaccccagagccccagggcaggatcagCCCCACCAAAACTATTCCTGCAATTCAGCACTGGACAATCATCTTGGAATTGAATTTGACCTACATAGAGTGTATTAAAAAATGCCATGGAATTCCAGGGAGAGCTCCTCGGGGAGCAGTTGGAGCTGCTGAAGGTAGGTGGCAGCATTAGAGCACGCTCGCTTTGCTTCCCATTGTCTGCTTTTCCTGGAGTTGGGAGAATGGGGcttgccagcccctgcccaccatGCCCAACAAGCTGTGGGATGTGAGGGAGTGGATTTAGGAAGTGAGGCAGACTGAGATGGACACGTGGATTTCTGTGCtaatcccagtttttcccttcTCAAAGGAATGACtggcactggaaaaaaaaacccagcaagatGCAGAGATTCTCAGTGGGTACCAGCTCACCTCTAAATAACCCAAAACTGATTTAGCTTTTCATggacacagctcccagtgccctccttCCCACACCCTCAGCTTCCAGGAGGAATGACCACAATGGGAACACTTCCCAAGGAGAGGATTCCACAAaatggtcacagccccaaggctgccagagctccagagccTTTGGACAAGGCTctgaggcacagggtgggattgctggggtgtctgtgcagagccaggatcAAACCAGGCTCACAGGGAAATTACAGAACTTTGGATGCAGGATTTACCCTGCCAAAGGGGAGGACTCAGTTCTGTTCTGCACCATCTCAGCCAGGAAGGACCTGAGATCCCTCTGAGCAAGTGCAAAGGAGCCAGAAAACTCCAGAACCAAATTTAAACGTGAGACAGCAAGTGCAGGgggtgggaaaggaaagggaggcaaaatcccagtgaaaaagttgagttttttttttaaaagccactGGAGACAGATGGAATTTTCTGTCAGGTaaagagctgggagcagctgcagagcactgcaATCCTGGGCAGATTTCAGACTACTGACCCAATAACCCTCCCTGCTATTcccaaaaataataaagaaacaaatgtgGAAGGTCAGGGCACGGCCCAGCCCCTCGTTCCTGCACAGGGTGGGGGTCTGGCCTCAGCCTGGGATCAAATCAGGTTCACAgggaaatcacagaattttggaTGCAGGACTTACCCTGCCGAGGGGGAGGACTCAGGATGACTCCAAGGAAACCTGAAATTGCTGCAGGATTGCCTGGGCTTTAGGAAGGGTTTGTCAGCTCTCCCTCCCGTGGGTGTCTgagtgtttttgggggggtttatgTTGTTATCAAGGGGGTTATGATGTTATCAAGGCTGTTTGTTTGTGCAGGAGGAAGTGGAGGGGTGGCACAGCTGAGGGAGAGGtttggggctgcaggaagggcaggaggggaaggttTTGCACAAGCAGCatgtgagaaagaaaacaaagcaaactttTCTTTCACCCCCTTTAAAGAGAAGCAAAAACGGCctcctctggctctgcacaagttGAAAAGAAGACTAAATCCATGTTTATAAAAAGCATTACTTCCTACATCATATATGTCAATTTTTATCACTTTAAGTAAGGAAACAACTGAATTTGGGGCCTGGATTTATCCATGGCCCTGCAGGAAGAGGCTCTTGGTGCATCATTTTTGCAGGGTCACATCTTCTCCTcatcccccctgccctgcttggTGGCTCAGGTCACTGCAAGAGCtctctttgatttttaaaggaatttgcTCCATCAcatgagctctgctctggcctTTCCACACAAATTCCTTAAAATCCACCTTCAGatgaagaaaattttccatCTCTGAGGAAGGGCCTCGATACCATCTAGAAATCTTTATCCACTaaaacattttccagctgaaCCAAAAGCCTGCAGTACATCAGAGCCATTCAGCACAACATCAAGCTGGAATATTTAAGTAATTCCTCATTTGCTGGCACAAGGAAACAATTCCTCCAAGGGAAGAGGCCACAGAAGGTATTTGCAAGGAAGGCTTTGGAGAGGGATGTCAGGtcctctcctctttcccagTCTTGTCTCCGATGATGTCTGGTATTCCTAACACCAAACCTGTTCAAGGTTTATGGGCAGGTTTTgtaaaaatctgggaatttctTTAGAGGGAAAGGTTTCTGGCTTTGGATAGGGCCAAGTGGAGATTCCTTGTGccacagggaggctgcagagttATGGCTGCAGGGAATCAGCCCTGTCCACCTGGAGACAGTGGTTTGCACCTCAAATCCATTTTCTATCCCTCAATACCATCCCAAATCCATATTCTATCCCTCAACACCATCCCCAAATCCATATTCTATCCTTCAATACCACCCCAAATTCATGTTCTATCCCTCAACACCATCCCAAATCTACACTCTCTCCCTCACACAGTCCCAAATCCATGTTCCTTCCCTCAGATCATCCCAAATCCACATTCTCCCCCTCAAtaccaccccaaatccacattCTCCCCCTCAAtaccaccccaaatccacattCTCCCCCTCAAtaccaccccaaatccccattttctccctcacaccaccccaaatccccattttctccctcacACCATCCCAAATCCACGCTCTCCCCCCTCAATACACGTCTGGCTGACGTAGCTGAGATTTCTTGTGAGATCCTAAATCCCTGAGTGCCAGGGCACAGATGGTCTTTAAgaagcaggattttttccccagcagctggaattgcACAGAATCCCCCACGTCACTTTCTGTGCCTccccccagcagagctcagagcccacGAGCAGCCTCGTGtcctgcaaagctccctgggttTATTCTGCCCAGGAATCAGAACACAAACcctttctccaggaaaaaaaaaaggacactgAACTGTCCATGCCAGGccagaaaagcaattaaaattagGGAAAGCTCATTAGCTCACTGCCAAAAGTCCAAGCCAGGGGTGTTCTTTGGGATGTGCAGTTCCCAACTGTCCTGAACGACTTGGGATCCATCACTTCCCATTCCAAACCTCCAGCTAACAcaacccagcacatccctgacCCTGGAAGTGCAGCAAGGACTCACCTATTTCCCCTTCCACTCCACACAGGTCacaccaaacacaaaacccccagaGGGCTCCACCCAACCCTGCTCCACCCTCCTTCCCACACGGTTCctgcctccagggatggatgggaagcTCATCCCCACCTTGGGATGTGTGGAGAACCCCCAGAGTCCAGCAGGAGGTGCAGATCCCTGCAGTTTGTGTCCCCATCAGGATGGTGTGAGGGACACagtgggtttgggatggtttgggaggGAGAGAGTTTGTCCACTTGGACAACTTGCAGCTGAACTCTGTCAGTTTTTCTCCACAATTCAGTCCCTTTGGAGCCTCCCAACATATTTCTCATTGCACTTGGATTACAGACTTATTTTGCCTCCAAGGAGGCAGCTCTGGCCCTTCACTGATGCTCACATTTCACAAACATTCCCAATGTGCAGCCCTTCTCCATTCTGGTTGGAGAAACATTCCTGCATCCTTCCAAAGCTCCGTTCCAGCCCAGTAGTGAGAGTTGCTAACACAGaagttgttgttttgtttaatattaaatatagcCCATTTTGTTAACATGTTTCAGCTTCCAAGACTGAGAGATCACAGGCAAGAGCTGTCCCAGGAAAAGCCTCTTGGGATGAATCCCCTCCCAAACATTTTAACGATGAACAGAAGCAAAAGAATTTATCTGACATGATCTATAATAAGATTTCAATATAACATTCAGCCTACAGCATTTCTAAATATGGCCAAAGATCCCTGGAGTTATTTGGCATTATTTCATCTTCCAAGGATTTTCTTTCACTTATTCTGCTGTGTTTGCATACGTGGGATTCCACATCCGTCACGGAGCGAGCCCGGCTGGGCCATCACTGACTTAGAACAGGTCTAAATCCAAGGCTGGCAGGTGCAGaatttgtgaaattatttttatttatttatttaaaaaagacattttgacATCTGCTCAAAACTTGGAGATAGAGGGAAAATTTCACTTCCTTAAATCTTGAAGGAATCTTGGAACCTTCCAACCCTGGATCCCTGGGCTCCTCACATCCATGCCCTGCTCCTACCAGTGAGCTGGGCTCATTCCCTTCCaatcccttcctcttcccaacCTCATTCCCTTTCAATCCCTACCTCTTCCCAACACACACCTCCACACCCATTGGGATATCTGAGGTAAGGAACCAGCTGTCTTCTCACAGCTCAACAAATCAGAGCACCTCACCACAGACCGGCACTCTCATTCCTCTTCCCAATCAAACAAATgcccaggagaaggaaaaatggaaaaaaaattcttccctgtgagagtggtgaggccctggcacatgttggaagtgtcccaggccaggctggacagggcttggagcaacctggtccatGGAAGGtgttggaatgggatgagctttaagttccttccaacccaaacctttccacGACCACTCTGCCCTCACCTCACCTTGGAACAGAAGGTTCCTGGAGACACCTCCAGGGATTCCAGAGTCCTTTGGAGCAGGAGCAAAGCCCACCCCAGAAGGGACACTCACCATGACAGTGCAGTCCTCGGAGCCGCTGGCGATGACCTGGTCATTGTGGGGACACCAGTCGATGTCCAGCACCGGCCCCGTGTGCCCACACACTGTGGGGTAGGACTTGTCAATCCTGCCTGTCtggagggaagaagaagaaagagagctGTGATATCCTGAAGGAAGGTGCTTCCCAACCCTCTGTTTGCTCTTTCACATCCACAGTTCCATGAGATCTGAACTCGTGGATCAGCAGAGGAACAGACCAGCAGCTCTTCTCCAGCATCAATGAGCTGGAAGCTCCCCATGGAGCAAAGGAAAGGGTTCAGAgatccagcacagctgggctgtgacccCACATCTCAGCACCTGCTGCCACACCATCCCTTTTTCC includes these proteins:
- the CORO1C gene encoding coronin-1C, with protein sequence MRRVVRQSKFRHVFGQAVKNDQCYDDIRVSRVTWDSSFCAVNPRFVAIIVDASGGGAFLVLPLHKTGRIDKSYPTVCGHTGPVLDIDWCPHNDQVIASGSEDCTVMVWQIPENGLTLSLTEPVVVLEGHSKRVGIVAWHPTARNVLLSAGCDNAIIIWNVGTGEALINLDDMHVDMIYNVSWNRNGSLICTASKDKKVRVIDPRKQEIVAEKEKTHEGARPMRAIFLADGNIFTTGFSRMSERQLALWNPKNMEEPIALHEMDTSNGVLLPFYDPDTNIIYLCGKGDSSIRYFEITDESPYVHYLNTFSSKEPQRGMGFMPKRGLDVNKCEIARFFKLHERKCEPIIMTVPRKSDLFQDDLYPDTAGPEAALEAEEWFEGKNADPLLISLKHGYIPGKNRDLKVVKKNILDNKPAGNKKGDLINAPKKAADASNSQNDAKLDEILKELKSIKDTISSQDERISKLEQQMAKIAD